Within the Phycisphaerae bacterium genome, the region TAACGGGGGCAACCGAGAAACCGCGATTGTGCGTGTATTGAACCAGCCCTTCTCCCGTCAGTTGGAGCAGCGATTCGCGGATCGGCGTCCTCCCCACGTTAATCATTCGCGATATCTCCAGTTCCGACAAGGGATTGCCAGCCTCGATCTGGCCGGAGAAGATCATGGATTTGATCTGCCGATAGACCTTTTCCCGCAACGGCGGCTGGGGGGATTCAAATCCTTGTCTCATGAACGGGTCCCTTTCGTTATGTATACTTTTGTATACGATCGTATGCGCACAGGATAACGCATTCATGAATGAACTTCAAGAGGATTCTCTGGGCCGGTCGGCCGCGGCCGAGCGGTAATGGCGTAAAGTCTTGTCAAGGCGAAGGATATGGCGTATGGATCCGAGATCCGCGTGCTATGACACGCCTTCGGTAGACGGAGAGAAACCGCCCGGCGCGTGGACGAAGATCCAGAACTCGTCCCCTCTTCATGACCCGCGCCTCATCTATACAAACAGAACGGCCCGTGGCGTCACGGGCCGTTCTGTCGATAATCGAATCCGTAAACGAGTCCTTAGCTTCGCCTGCGCATCAATCCAAGCAGGCCCAGCGCCAGCAGACCCAGGCTCGCCGGTTCGGGCACCAGCGTCACGTCGTCAATGCGATAGTACTCGTTCGGCACATTGGTTCCGGGCTCGTAACTGATCTTGACCTGATCATAGTTTGCGGTATTGAAATCGAACGAATGCGGGGTCCAGGAAACACCGGGATAGAAGGCCTCGCTGTCGATCTGGAGATCGCTGCCGTCCAGAATGCCGTAGATACTGATGACCCCAAAGCTGTTCGCACATGCATCGACCGTTGAGTACCAGGAAAGGGTATAGTCGGTGTTGGGGACGACGGCTACGGATTGCTGGAGTGCTTCTCCTTGGGTCATGTAGACATAGGCCG harbors:
- a CDS encoding GntR family transcriptional regulator: MRQGFESPQPPLREKVYRQIKSMIFSGQIEAGNPLSELEISRMINVGRTPIRESLLQLTGEGLVQYTHNRGFSVAPVTLQDLRDSYELRELIETRSVELICQQATEDQLAELDRICEQFDAR
- a CDS encoding PEP-CTERM sorting domain-containing protein, with translation MGSAKQRALGIACLLVVFSALAQGGLSNGTFNGLEPWTTIGSAGLNEAVSHTADGSGSAYVYMTQGEALQQSVAVVPNTDYTLSWYSTVDACANSFGVISIYGILDGSDLQIDSEAFYPGVSWTPHSFDFNTANYDQVKISYEPGTNVPNEYYRIDDVTLVPEPASLGLLALGLLGLMRRRS